One region of Carassius auratus strain Wakin unplaced genomic scaffold, ASM336829v1 scaf_tig00038819, whole genome shotgun sequence genomic DNA includes:
- the LOC113083564 gene encoding methylthioribose-1-phosphate isomerase, with the protein MTLEAIRYRLGSLQILNQLLLPHETVYDEIRSVRDGYEAIKSMKVRGAPAIAIVGCLSLAVELRGGAGGEDLVSFIRDSLCHLTSARPTAVNMGRAARELMEFTENESMEKNTEQLRDSVIGWIEEMLERDVNDNKKIGNYGAQHILSGVPRDSITILTHCNTGSLATAGYGTALGVVRSLHTLGRLKRLYCTETRPYNQGARLTAYEAVAEGFPATLITDSMAALAMREKGITAVVVGADRVVANGDTANKVGTYQLAIAAKHHGIPFYVAAPSTSCDLSLESGRDIVIEERPAHELTSINGLPVAAPGIDVWNPAFDVTPHQLITGGIITELGVFLPSELQAALTGRLTAL; encoded by the exons ATGACGCTAGAGGCGATCCGGTACCGGCTCGGTTCTCTGCAGATCCTCAACCAGCTGCTGCTGCCGCACGAGACCGTGTACGACGAGATCCGCTCGGTGCGGGACGGATATGAGGCCATCAAGAGCATGAAG GTGCGCGGCGCTCCCGCCATCGCCATCGTGGGCTGCCTGAGCCTGGCGGTGGAGCTGCGGGGGGGCGCGGGGGGCGAGGACCTCGTGTCCTTCATCAGGGACTCTCTGTGCCACCTGACGTCCGCTCGACCCACGGCGGTCAACATGGGCCGAGCCGCCCGCGAGCTCATGGAGTTCACCGAGAACGAGAGCATGGAGAAGAACACGGAGCAGCTCCGAGACAG CGTGATTGGCTGGATCGAGGAGATGTTGGAGCGAGACGTGAACGACAACAAAAAAATCGGCAACTACGGCGCGCAGCACATCCTGTCGGGCGTCCCGCGAGACTCGATCACCATCCTCACGCACTGTAACACGGGCAGCCTGGCCACCGCGGGATACGGCACGGCTCTCG GAGTGGTGCGGTCGCTGCACACGCTGGGCCGCTTGAAGCGTCTGTACTGCACAGAGACTCGACCCTATAACCAGGGCGCCCGGCTGACGGCGTACGAGGCCGTGGCGGAGGGGTTCCCGGCCACCCTCATCACAGACAGCATGGCAGCGCTCGCCATGAGGGAGAAGGGCATCACAG CTGTGGTCGTCGGAGCGGACAGGGTCGTGGCCAACGGCGACACGGCCAACAAAGTGGGCACGTATCAGCTGGCCATCGCTGCCAAGCATCATGGGATACCGTTTTACGTGGCGGCGCCCAGCACGTCCTGCGACCTGAGTCTGGAGAGCGGACGAGACATCGTGATCGAGGAGCGTCCGGCTCACGAGCTCACCAGCATCAACGGACTTCCTGTGGCCGCTCCTG GGATCGATGTGTGGAACCCTGCGTTTGACGTCACTCCTCACCAGCTGATCACGGGCGGCATCATCACAGAGCTGGGTGTGTTCCTGCCGTCTGAGCTGCAGGCCGCTCTCACCGGGAGACTCACTGCTCTGTAG
- the LOC113083562 gene encoding coiled-coil and C2 domain-containing protein 1A-like has translation MSRSRNPPQKGQGAARAKQMGLLLDLAPDGGLDDSGGNDEDLEAELLALMGGGGRSGPAGKRPGGKAPVPMEDIERMAALCMKDLDEDGDDDGDLENDADLLAELNDVLEDDEEQVVRKPPPSPVPPQRSSAAPTSQNAPASLEARLQERLDMYQTAITNAKAAGETSKARRYDRGLKTLQSMLTSVKKGKPISEDEIPPPVATGGNPSAAPQAEPITELEKPAPANTPPQTANVKPVAPPKPQLLQPPPQRVTAMTPDTPAISPLTPGQPSTQHSELKAGVLSRQREYKLAALKAKQSGNTEQAKQLYQVFKRLDSVVESVDRGEFVDLSSLPPPPGDVEVPRSDPPQQSSKPAAPPAAPAAAPDTALSAPRSVAEALQQRMDKYREAAESAKSKGDERKARMHQRIIKQYQDAIKAHKAGRPVNLAELPVPPGCPPLQGTEGGEQNFMGVLETAMKLANQDADADADADEEPQKPSAQPAVQKSRAPAPPKASSAAGTPTGSTNTPKLGGKAQQQLDFLTIRRQQFVKAALRSKEMKDMQGAAQHLRNAKGLEPMITAAKAGLPVDISKVPAAPVSEDDYRLSHSRSSALSPRSLEQYTQLMAQLKQQHEKCLAYSQQFTHMGNVAETARFEKLAEECMSNIEVLKKAHAKGRSVPKYHTEERTFNSVKIFPNLTSSEMVLTIVKGINLPTPPGVSANDLDASVRFEFPFPSAEEAQRDKTSTVRNTNCPEFKEQFKLNIKRDHRGFKRVVQAKGIKFEIVHKGGLFKTDKVVGSTQLKLEALENQCEIREIIDVLDGRKATGGKLEVRVKIREPLSGVQLQPVTEKWLVIDPLTPSPEKDREREKDREREKDRERETSREKDRQAPLDPRSKPRNDHDRNSKPSSSPPQYKMHSFGLLHHDKERLEWKINECKKNRRDPSELIKQHMDVCQRLQWQKSYLEKHPAALTEYENVLRKFVHGLSDSVKTFSSQGNRDAAKDALGRLKIVENELESVRKKRAIRE, from the exons ATGAGTCGAAGCCGGAACCCTCCACAGAAGGGCCAGGGGGCCGCCAGGGCCAAACAG ATGGGACTGCTGCTGGATTTGGCTCCTGACGGCGGTCTGGATGACTCCGGAGGAAATGATGAGGATCTGGAGGCGGAGCTTCTGGCACTGATGGGAGGAGGAGGGAGGAGCGGTCCAGCCGGCAAGAGACCCGGAGGAAAAG CTCCGGTGCCCATGGAGGACATCGAGCGGATGGCAGCGCTTTGTATGAAAGACCTGGACGAGGACGGAGATGACGATGGTGATTTGGAGAACGATGCTGATCTTTTG GCCGAGTTGAATGATGTGCTGGAAGACGATGAGGAGCAAGTGGTCAGGAAACCTCCTCCGTCACCAGTGCCTCCTCAACGCTCCAGTGCAGCGCCCACATCCCAGAATGCACCTGCCAGCCTGGAGGCTCGTCTGCAAGAGCGCTTGGACATGTACCAAACCGCCATCACCAACGCCAAGGCCGCGGGGGAGACCAGCAAAGCACGGCGATACGACCGCGGACTGAAG ACTCTACAGTCCATGCTGACGTCAGTTAAAAAGGGGAAGCCCATCAGTGAAGATGAGATTCCTCCTCCTGTGGCCACTGGGGGAAACCCCTCCGCTGCTCCGCAGGCCGAGCCAATCACAGAGCTAGAGAAACCAGCTCCAGCAAACACGCCACCGCAGACGGCCAACGTCAAGCCAGTCGCTCCGCCCAAACCTCAGCTGCTACAGCCTCCACCACAGAGAGTGACGGCCATGACACCCGATACACCCGCCATATCACCCCTCACACCCGGCCAGCCCAGCACACAGCACtcgg agCTCAAAGCCGGTGTATTAAGCAGACAGAGAGAGTATAAGCTGGCAGCGTTAAAGGCCAAGCAGAGCGGGAACACTGAACAAGCCAAACAACTCTACCAAGTGTTCAAG AGACTGGACTCGGTGGTGGAGAGTGTTGACCGAGGGGAGTTCGTGGACCTCAGCTCACTGCCGCCCCCTCCTG GAGATGTTGAAGTGCCACGCTCTGACCCTCCTCAGCAGTCCTCCAAACCAGCCGCCCCTCCTGCTGCACCCGCTGCTGCCCCAGACACAG ctctcTCTGCTCCCCGGAGCGTCGCCGAGGCCTTACAGCAGCGCATGGACAAATACAGAGAAGCTGCAGAGAGCGCCAAGAGCAAAGGAGACGAGCGCAAGGCACGCATGCACCAGCGCATTATCAAG CAATATCAAGACGCCATTAAAGCTCATAAAGCGGGACGGCCGGTGAATTTGGCAGAACTTCCTGTTCCTCCAG GTTGTCCTCCGCTGCAGGGCACTGAGGGCGGCGAGCAGAACTTTATGGGCGTCCTGGAGACCGCTATGAAGCTGGCCAATCAGGACGCAGATGCAGACGCAGACGCAGATGAGGAACCGCAGAAG CCATCAGCTCAGCCTGCCGTTCAGAAATCCAGAGCTCCCGCTCCTCCGAAAGCCTCGTCCGCTGCAGGGACGCCCACCGGCTCCACTAACACCCCCAAACTAGGAGGGAAAG CCCAGCAGCAGCTGGATTTCCTGACCATACGCCGACAGCAGTTCGTGAAGGCCGCGCTGCGCTCTAAAGAGATGAAGGACATGCAGGGAGCTGCTCAGCACCTGAGGAACGCTAAAGGACTCGAGCCCATGATCACTGCCGCCAAGGCCGGACTTCCTGTGGACATCAGCAAG GTGCCGGCCGCTCCGGTCAGTGAGGATGACTACAGACTGTCTCATTCCCGCTCGTCCGCTCTGTCTCCGCGCTCACTCGAGCAGTACACTCAGCTGATGGCACAGCTCAAACAGCAGCACGAG AAATGCCTGGCGTACTCGCAGCAGTTCACTCATATGGGCAACGTAGCAGAAACCGCCAG gtttGAGAAGCTGGCTGAGGAATGCATGAGTAATATTGAAGTGCTGAAGAAAGCTCACGCTAAAGGAAGATCAGTTCCTAAATACCACACAGAGGAGCGCACCTTCAACTCTGTCAA GATCTTTCCTAACCTGACGTCCAGTGAGATGGTGCTGACCATCGTGAAAGGAATCAACCTGCCCActcctccag gaGTCTCAGCCAACGATCTGGACGCGAGTGTGCGCTTTGAGTTCCCGTTCCCCAGCGCC GAAGAAGCTCAGAGAGACAAAACCAGTACTGTGAGGAACACCAACTgcccag agtttAAGGAGCAGTTCAAGCTGAACATCAAGCGAGATCACAGGGGCTTTAAGAGAGTGGTTCAGGCCAAAGGCATCAAGTTTGAGATCGTACACAAAGG CGGTCTCTTCAAGACAGATAAAGTGGTGGGAAGTACTCAGCTGAAGCTAGAGGCTCTTGAGAACCAGTGTGAGATCAGAGAGATCATTGAT GTGTTGGACGGACGCAAGGCGACGGGAGGGAAGCTGGAGGTGCGAGTGAAGATCCGCGAGCCACTGTCTGGAGTTCAGCTGCAGCCGGTGACGGAGAAGTGGCTCGTCATCGACCCGCTCACACCCTCACCGGAGAAggacagagagcgagagaaggacagagagagggagaaggaCAGGGAGAGGGAGACAAGCAGGGAAAAGGATCGG CAGGCTCCTTTGGATCCGAGATCCAAACCTAGGAACGATCACGACAGGAACTCTAAACCAAG CTCGTCTCCTCCGCAGTATAAGATGCACAGCTTCGGTCTGCTTCACCACGACAAAGAGAGGCTGGAGTGGAAG ATCAACGAGTGTAAGAAGAACAGACGAGACCCGTCAGAGCTGATCAAGCAGCACATGGACGTGTGTCAGAGACTGCAGTGGCAGAAATCATACCTGGAGAAACATCCGGCAGCACTCACAG aATATGAAAATGTGCTGCGGAAGTTTGTTCACGGTCTGTCAGATTCAGTTAAAACGTTTTCCAGCCAAGGCAACAGG GATGCAGCAAAAGACGCCCTCGGCCGACTGAAGATCGTGGAGAACGAG ctGGAGTCAGTCAGGAAAAAACGGGCCATCAGAGAGTGA